The genome window ATGAATGTATTCTCTAAAACTTCCTGGCTGGTGATAGGAATAGCAATAGCCACAGAATCATAAATTTCAGGACCTGCCGCAGTTCTAAATCCACCCAAATAATGGGAATCCATTTCATGCATATCTGCAGTTAACATAAGATTAGGTTTTTCCAAGTTGCTTCTAGTTCCATTATCAATTATAAATCCTTCAGCGCCATTTAAAAGTATTTTAGTTCCTCTGCAAAGAGTTTTCATTTGAGGATCGTTTTGTAATGGGTTAATTTCTCCACAACCTGAAAAAGATAACCCTTCAAATGGCCCATCCATGTCAATAGCATGAAATATAGATGAAACTGGTTCAGGGTCCGGATTTACAAACGCAGTGTAATTTTTAAATGCCATACGAGTACCAATCATCCGCGCAGTTCCCATTTCATTTAAATTAGTGGTGGACTTAATAATTTCACCGTGGATGGATTCTACTTCAATTTCAATTTCTCTGCCTGCTAACATATCCTTAAATAAAAAGCCACCTCCATAATCAGAGTCATGGATGCTGTGAGCAGTCCCATATATCATCAAATCTACGGATCCCAACCATTCATTGGGACATGGCCCTGGAAACCCCGGTACCCCATTCAAGTATATTTTTTTTGCTTTTTTGAAAGAACCCGGTTCTCCTGCTTTTAAGTGCAATATAGCTGCAGTTCCAGACATTATGCCGCACGTTCCAGTAGTTACCACATCCACATCTTCAAGAGTAGGTGCCCGCCCATCCATCACTCTCTGTGTGACTTCTTCTGCAGTTAAAACTGTTGCTTCGCCATCTGCAATTTTTTGATTAATTTCTCCAATAGTGCGCTTCACTATCCAACCCTCATTATTGTAATATTTATGACTATTCCTATCTCTACTCTTTTTAATAAATCTTTATAACAGAAGTGATGTAGAATAGTATATGCATAAAAAAAAATCTTCTATCCCATATTAATGACTGGAAACCCTACGTTTTCCTGCACTTTTATAATATTAAAATGGTTAAATAACATTTTTTTGGAATAATATTACATCAAATTCATTTTTTTTAGAAAAGAAAATAAATTTAATCTATTAAAAAAGACATTGCAATCTAAAAAAAAAAAAATATTATTATCAGTTGTTAGGCACACCAAAATATTTTCTATATGCACCGGCTATAAACCATATAATAATAGCTCCAACCAACCCATATTTGAATTCGTAAAAACTAAATGCCCCCCCTAAAAGAACTAAAAGACCTACAAAACCTAGAATATACAGCGCAAAATCAATTTGTTTATCATCCATTTTTTTACCTCAAATATTATTTTATCTATTTTAAATGAATATTTTAATTCTATTTAAAATAATAGTACAGGGATACATATATAAAATACATATGAATATCAAGTAATATTATAGCGATTAAATTAACTCAGTTTAAGTTAGATTCAGTTGATTATTAAAAAAAATAAATAAAATAGTTTATAAACTATTTTTCAAATTTTCCAAGGCAATATCAAGAGCTTCGCCCATTTTATCATTTTTAGGGCCCGCTCCCTGAGCAAGGTTTGGTCTGCCCCCACCACCACCACCTAATATAGCTGCAGATTCTTTGATAATTTCATTTATTTTAACACCCGCATCCATAGCTTCTTTTGATGAAGACCCAACAATTTTACCTTCTAAATTGCCTAAAATAACCACATCGAATTCTCCACCATCATCAGTTAAATCCAGAGCCATTTTCTGCATTTCACCCATATCTGCTTCAACCATGTCTTTTAAAACCTTTAGATCCCCTACAGTTTCAGATTTACCCACAATCCCTTCCATCTTCAAAGAAGCCATCTGGTCTTTAAGACGGTTGATCTCATTTTTAAAAGCTTTCCATTCGCTGAAGAACCTATCACAAGTTTTAGGCAGTTGATCAACATTCACCTTAAAAATACTGGCACTTTCTCTTAAAAATGCATCGTTAGATTGCATAGATTCCACTGCAGCTTCACCTGCAGAAAAATCCACCCTTTCCACACCGTCCTGGATTCTTTCGGTTTTATTTATTTTTATAATACCAATATCACCAGTTTGGCCGACATGAGTACCGGCACATGCCTGTACATCCACACCACTAATCTCAATAACCCTTATAGAAGAACCAGGCACTATACCGCCCTGGTAAAGGATGAATCCATATTTCTTCTCAGCGTCAGTCCTATTCATCCAATTTACATTGACTCTGGAGTTCATCATGACGTATTTATTGGCCAGTGTTTCAATCTGATTTATTTCATCAATAGATATGCGTTTATAATGAGATAAATCGATTCGTGATCTTTTTATGCCCTTTTGGGCTCCGGCCTGCCAGATATGATCACCCAATATTTTTCTAGCTGCCGCTACAATTAAGTGTGTTGCCGT of Methanobacterium alcaliphilum contains these proteins:
- a CDS encoding methanogenesis marker 16 metalloprotein — encoded protein: MVKRTIGEINQKIADGEATVLTAEEVTQRVMDGRAPTLEDVDVVTTGTCGIMSGTAAILHLKAGEPGSFKKAKKIYLNGVPGFPGPCPNEWLGSVDLMIYGTAHSIHDSDYGGGFLFKDMLAGREIEIEVESIHGEIIKSTTNLNEMGTARMIGTRMAFKNYTAFVNPDPEPVSSIFHAIDMDGPFEGLSFSGCGEINPLQNDPQMKTLCRGTKILLNGAEGFIIDNGTRSNLEKPNLMLTADMHEMDSHYLGGFRTAAGPEIYDSVAIAIPITSQEVLENTFIKNSDISLPVADIKGRHLPLTNTNYGEMWNGSDERPSYHCDKCMDCATCLVRERCPTLAFTHNLNTRKCFGCGMCAYSCPHGAFVMKTGYVELEVDLGEFEVPIACRQSDLKRAREITDELTNKIKKGKFSIYSCPDS